The proteins below come from a single Rhodococcus sp. WMMA185 genomic window:
- a CDS encoding SDR family oxidoreductase codes for MSAGSLFDVTGKTVVVTGGSRGIGRMIAEGFVQAGATVIISSRKADACADTATELSARGPGACLAHPADLSTAEGVDSLAARVAEVAPILNVLVNNAGATWGAPIDEFPDSAFDKIFDINVKGVFSLTQKLLPRLRAAGTDVDPARVINIGSIDGIVLSRTDNFSYGASKAAVHMLTRKMAATLAPQRVTVNAIAPGPFPSKMMAYFLDDPERRKAVESAVPLGRVGTPEDVAGTAIFLSSRAGAYLTGTVIPVDGGSAGTR; via the coding sequence ATGAGCGCGGGTTCGCTATTCGATGTCACCGGTAAGACGGTGGTGGTTACGGGCGGTTCGCGCGGGATCGGCCGGATGATCGCGGAGGGATTCGTGCAGGCTGGCGCTACGGTGATCATCTCGTCGCGCAAGGCGGACGCCTGCGCGGACACGGCTACGGAGTTGTCTGCAAGGGGACCGGGGGCGTGCCTCGCCCATCCTGCAGACCTGTCCACTGCGGAGGGGGTCGACAGCCTCGCTGCCCGAGTGGCGGAGGTGGCCCCGATACTGAACGTGCTTGTGAACAACGCGGGCGCGACGTGGGGCGCGCCGATCGACGAATTCCCCGACTCCGCGTTCGACAAGATCTTCGACATCAACGTCAAGGGCGTGTTCAGCCTGACGCAGAAGCTGCTGCCGAGGCTGCGGGCGGCGGGGACCGATGTTGATCCGGCTCGGGTGATCAACATCGGTTCGATCGACGGAATCGTGTTGTCACGCACAGACAACTTCTCGTACGGAGCCAGCAAGGCGGCAGTCCACATGCTCACCCGCAAGATGGCCGCGACACTGGCTCCGCAGCGTGTCACCGTCAACGCTATTGCGCCCGGACCCTTTCCGAGCAAGATGATGGCCTACTTCCTCGACGATCCGGAGCGACGGAAAGCGGTCGAGAGTGCGGTTCCGCTCGGGCGGGTGGGTACACCCGAAGACGTGGCGGGCACCGCGATCTTCCTGTCCTCGCGTGCCGGCGCCTACCTCACCGGCACCGTCATCCCCGTGGACGGCGGGAGCGCGGGGACACGCTGA
- a CDS encoding acyl-CoA dehydrogenase family protein — MSLFDISDRARQYQTDLLEFMDTHVYPAEAVYDEQMRESGDPHFQPPILEELKAEARRRGLWNLFHPHPDSGPGLTNLEYAPLAEIMGRSFIASEACNCNAPDTGNMEVLELFGTEEHKEKYLKPLLEGTMASAFAMTEPAVASSDATNVELSMVRDGDEYVLNGRKWFASNALHKNCKVMIVMGKTDPSAPVHRQQSMMVVPIDAPGVTVMRGLPVFGYQDREGHAEIDFADVRVPVKDVLKGEGEGFAISQARLGPGRIHHCMRAIGMAERTLELMCRRASSRVTFGKPVSENANIQDWIAEARIEIEMIRLLTLKAAHLMDTVGNKEARMEIAAIKVAAPNIALKIIDRAIQVHGGAGVTDDFPLAMAYAHMRTLRLADGPDEVHKRAIAKQELRKYRDVAAAASTDGHKVAVS, encoded by the coding sequence ATGTCCCTGTTTGACATCTCGGACCGCGCTCGGCAGTACCAGACGGATCTGCTCGAGTTCATGGACACGCACGTGTACCCGGCCGAGGCGGTGTACGACGAGCAGATGCGTGAGTCGGGTGATCCGCATTTCCAGCCGCCGATCCTCGAGGAACTCAAGGCGGAGGCGCGTCGTCGGGGGTTGTGGAACCTGTTTCACCCACATCCCGACTCCGGTCCGGGGCTGACGAATCTCGAGTATGCGCCGTTGGCGGAGATCATGGGCCGCAGCTTCATTGCGTCGGAGGCCTGTAATTGCAACGCCCCGGACACCGGCAATATGGAGGTGCTCGAGTTGTTCGGCACCGAGGAGCACAAGGAGAAGTACCTGAAGCCGCTGCTCGAAGGGACGATGGCGTCGGCGTTCGCGATGACCGAGCCCGCGGTAGCGAGTTCCGACGCCACGAACGTGGAATTGTCGATGGTTCGCGACGGCGACGAATACGTGCTGAACGGCCGGAAGTGGTTCGCGTCGAATGCATTGCACAAGAACTGCAAGGTCATGATCGTCATGGGCAAGACCGATCCCTCTGCGCCCGTGCATCGGCAGCAGTCGATGATGGTCGTTCCGATCGATGCTCCGGGCGTGACGGTGATGCGCGGTCTTCCGGTGTTCGGCTACCAGGACCGAGAGGGACACGCCGAGATCGACTTCGCCGACGTGCGCGTGCCTGTGAAGGACGTGTTGAAGGGGGAGGGCGAGGGATTCGCGATCTCCCAGGCACGGTTGGGTCCCGGTCGTATCCACCACTGCATGCGGGCGATCGGGATGGCCGAGCGGACATTGGAATTGATGTGCCGGCGCGCGTCTTCGCGGGTGACATTCGGGAAGCCGGTCAGTGAGAACGCCAATATCCAGGACTGGATCGCGGAGGCCCGCATTGAGATCGAGATGATCCGGTTGCTGACGCTGAAAGCAGCGCACCTGATGGATACGGTGGGCAACAAGGAGGCGCGGATGGAAATCGCGGCGATCAAGGTGGCGGCGCCGAACATCGCGCTCAAGATCATCGACCGTGCCATTCAGGTGCACGGCGGGGCGGGAGTGACCGACGACTTCCCGCTGGCCATGGCCTATGCGCACATGCGAACGCTGCGGTTGGCGGACGGTCCCGACGAGGTTCACAAGCGAGCCATTGCCAAGCAGGAACTACGCAAGTACCGCGACGTCGCTGCCGCTGCGTCGACCGACGGGCACAAGGTTGCGGTGAGCTGA
- a CDS encoding SDR family oxidoreductase has product MPAPTSPAPSSPWTAGARGHAEQLRSAARNGSGAASSEDSRTEYSYTASKASLEMLTRKLAKQLATDRITVNMIAPGPFPTEMQSFIMNDVQIRKNALERIPLSRFGTEEDAVGAAVYLSSRAGACLTGAVIPLDGGITGTR; this is encoded by the coding sequence GTGCCGGCGCCTACCTCACCGGCACCGTCATCCCCGTGGACGGCGGGAGCGCGGGGACACGCTGAGCAACTACGTTCAGCTGCTCGGAACGGAAGTGGAGCGGCGTCTTCCGAAGACAGCCGCACCGAATATTCGTATACGGCCAGTAAGGCGTCTCTGGAGATGCTGACCCGAAAGTTGGCGAAGCAATTGGCTACGGACCGCATAACTGTGAATATGATTGCTCCTGGGCCATTTCCGACGGAGATGCAATCGTTCATCATGAACGACGTGCAGATACGGAAGAACGCGCTCGAGAGAATTCCGCTGAGTCGATTCGGTACGGAGGAGGACGCCGTAGGAGCGGCCGTGTACCTGTCATCTCGAGCAGGGGCTTGCCTGACTGGTGCCGTGATTCCATTGGACGGCGGCATCACGGGTACGCGGTGA
- a CDS encoding methyltransferase, which produces MRSHQGGGDDGFKRQFGSTPWKYSEQDRAFLETMNEATSNFSAESASREVLEAFGDYKLGNALIFDVGGGQGHLLRSIIKENPDAYGMVYERPEVLDLPELFWAEKMAVEERVEHLSGDMFESIPEADVYIMKHILHDWSDEQCITILENIGAAAQAGNRLFVADFVVPGPSERHFSKTFDLHMMCVTSGRERTEEEYGNMFEKSGWRYVTTRYPRSKRIGLMEAVKR; this is translated from the coding sequence ATGCGATCTCATCAGGGAGGGGGTGACGACGGTTTCAAGAGGCAATTCGGGAGTACGCCGTGGAAGTACTCCGAGCAAGACAGAGCATTTCTGGAAACGATGAACGAAGCGACCAGTAACTTCTCCGCCGAGAGTGCTTCGCGGGAAGTCCTGGAAGCATTCGGAGACTATAAGCTCGGAAACGCACTGATTTTCGATGTCGGTGGAGGCCAAGGGCATTTGTTGCGCTCCATCATAAAAGAAAATCCAGATGCGTACGGAATGGTGTACGAACGGCCTGAAGTCCTCGATCTACCAGAATTGTTCTGGGCCGAAAAAATGGCGGTCGAGGAGCGTGTAGAGCATCTTTCGGGAGACATGTTCGAGTCTATACCCGAAGCAGATGTGTATATCATGAAGCACATTTTGCACGACTGGAGCGATGAACAGTGCATCACGATACTGGAAAATATCGGTGCAGCGGCACAGGCCGGTAACCGGCTGTTTGTCGCAGATTTTGTCGTACCTGGACCGAGTGAACGTCACTTTTCGAAGACATTCGATTTGCATATGATGTGTGTCACGTCTGGACGTGAACGGACTGAAGAAGAGTACGGAAATATGTTCGAGAAGTCTGGCTGGCGATATGTCACCACCAGGTATCCGCGGTCGAAGCGCATAGGACTTATGGAGGCCGTCAAACGATAG
- a CDS encoding NADPH:quinone oxidoreductase family protein: protein MKAWRINELGQPRTALELEDVEDPTAGPGEILVKVLATPANFPDVLLCRGEYQIKPPLPFTPGVELCGRVLAVGDGVTRVAVGDRVIGSPNLPAGGFAEMAVMSESNAFAAPAALDDAEASALTIGYQTSWFALHRRTQLKPGETLLVHAAAGGVGSAAVQLGKAAGAKVIGVVGGAEKVDYCRRLGADLVIDRHTDDFVPLVKEFTGGRGADVVYDPVGGDAYTKSTKCIAFEGRILIIGFAGGTIPTPGLNHALIKNYSIIGLHWGLYNAYNPQAIADCHEELTRLAESGAIKPLISERLSLADVADGIGRLGDGSTVGRVVFQP, encoded by the coding sequence ATGAAGGCCTGGCGCATCAACGAACTCGGCCAACCGCGCACGGCGCTCGAGCTCGAGGACGTCGAGGATCCGACTGCCGGTCCAGGCGAGATCCTGGTGAAGGTCCTGGCGACGCCCGCGAACTTCCCGGACGTCCTGCTGTGCCGGGGCGAGTACCAGATCAAGCCTCCGCTGCCGTTCACGCCCGGAGTCGAGTTGTGCGGTCGGGTTCTGGCAGTCGGGGACGGCGTGACCCGCGTCGCGGTCGGCGACCGGGTGATCGGCAGTCCCAATCTCCCCGCCGGTGGGTTCGCGGAGATGGCCGTGATGAGCGAGTCCAACGCGTTCGCCGCCCCGGCCGCGCTCGACGACGCCGAGGCGTCCGCACTCACCATCGGCTATCAGACGAGTTGGTTCGCTCTGCACCGACGAACCCAATTGAAGCCGGGCGAGACACTGCTCGTGCATGCTGCCGCTGGAGGAGTCGGTAGTGCCGCAGTACAACTGGGTAAGGCTGCCGGGGCGAAGGTGATCGGCGTCGTCGGAGGTGCCGAGAAGGTCGATTACTGTCGCCGGCTCGGAGCCGACCTGGTGATCGACCGGCACACAGACGATTTCGTGCCGTTGGTCAAGGAGTTCACCGGTGGTCGTGGGGCGGACGTAGTCTACGACCCGGTCGGCGGCGACGCCTACACGAAGTCCACCAAGTGCATCGCTTTCGAGGGCCGCATCCTGATCATCGGCTTCGCGGGCGGCACCATTCCGACACCGGGGCTCAACCACGCGTTGATCAAGAACTATTCGATTATCGGGCTTCACTGGGGCCTGTACAACGCGTACAACCCGCAGGCGATCGCTGACTGTCACGAAGAACTGACCCGGCTTGCAGAATCCGGTGCGATCAAACCGCTCATCAGCGAGCGACTCTCGCTCGCCGATGTGGCCGACGGCATAGGCCGCCTCGGCGACGGCAGCACCGTCGGTCGCGTGGTATTCCAACCCTGA
- a CDS encoding SMP-30/gluconolactonase/LRE family protein has protein sequence MVEIECLWECNDGLGETPIWVAEESSLYWADHVGPLVDVVGPRQPSIRRLNLATGERTVWPMPEQVGSFGFREQGGLIGGSNSGFCEIDLARGTFERIVDPEPDKPFNRLNDGKIDRRGRYWCGSMDGKLSDKSSYLYRFDADHSYRRVAEDFTFICSNGIAFDPQDTRMYFGDTKGGMIYVFDFDIDEGRIQNRRPFFSVADYAPAPAIVDGATVDVEGYYWFALNLGGKILRVAPDGRLDREIEMPVRTPTCVAFGSDDFETLFVTSQQSFATDEELKQHPQPGSVFAIHGLGVRGLPEPRFAG, from the coding sequence ATGGTCGAGATCGAGTGCTTGTGGGAGTGCAACGACGGACTTGGCGAAACGCCGATATGGGTCGCCGAGGAGTCGTCGCTCTATTGGGCCGACCACGTCGGCCCGTTGGTCGACGTGGTCGGTCCACGACAGCCGTCTATTCGCCGACTGAACCTGGCCACCGGCGAACGCACCGTGTGGCCGATGCCGGAACAGGTCGGTTCATTCGGATTCCGTGAGCAGGGCGGCTTGATCGGGGGCTCGAACTCGGGATTCTGCGAGATCGACCTGGCGCGTGGGACCTTCGAGCGCATTGTCGACCCCGAACCAGACAAGCCGTTCAACCGTCTCAACGATGGCAAGATCGATCGCCGCGGACGGTACTGGTGCGGAAGTATGGACGGCAAGCTCAGCGACAAGTCGTCCTACCTCTATCGCTTCGACGCCGATCACTCCTACCGAAGAGTGGCTGAGGACTTCACATTCATCTGCAGCAACGGTATCGCCTTCGATCCCCAAGACACGCGGATGTACTTCGGCGACACGAAGGGCGGCATGATCTACGTGTTCGACTTCGACATCGACGAAGGCCGCATCCAGAATCGACGGCCCTTCTTCTCTGTCGCAGACTACGCACCCGCGCCGGCGATCGTGGACGGCGCCACGGTCGACGTCGAGGGCTACTATTGGTTCGCTCTCAACCTCGGCGGCAAGATCCTCCGAGTGGCCCCGGACGGGCGCCTGGACCGGGAAATCGAGATGCCGGTCCGCACGCCCACCTGCGTGGCGTTCGGCAGCGACGACTTCGAAACACTGTTCGTCACCTCGCAGCAGTCCTTCGCGACTGATGAGGAATTGAAGCAGCACCCGCAACCCGGCAGTGTGTTCGCGATTCACGGACTGGGCGTGCGCGGTCTGCCCGAACCCAGATTCGCTGGGTAG
- a CDS encoding phosphotransferase family protein: MSSADVVGLDTDAVSRWFGTLGVDRVGTLTFDRIGLGQSNLTYLVQDQGGRRWVLRRPPFGHLLASAHDVAREARILSALEGTGVPTPRVFGLTDDPEVTDVPLLLMEFVDGQVVDRMSVAESLTPDRRRAIGLSLPDTLVKIHAVDLEQTGLIDLASHKPYARRQLKRWSGQWEMSKTRELPALDDLTRRLGDSVPEQRELTLVHGDFHLRNVITSADTGEVVAALDWELCTLGDPLADLGSLLAYWPEPGEKTGGDFPASTLEGFPSREEIAEVYLDATGRDPKVLGFWHVLGLWKLAVIAEGVMRRAQDEPQNRAAAGTPTADRIDEIVAKACDIAAQAGI, encoded by the coding sequence GTGTCTAGCGCCGACGTGGTCGGGCTCGACACCGATGCGGTGAGCCGCTGGTTCGGCACCCTCGGCGTCGACCGCGTGGGCACGCTGACATTCGACCGGATCGGCCTCGGCCAATCCAACCTCACCTATCTGGTACAGGATCAGGGCGGTCGGCGGTGGGTGCTCAGGCGCCCACCGTTCGGGCACCTACTCGCGTCGGCACACGACGTCGCCCGGGAGGCCCGTATCCTGTCCGCGCTCGAAGGCACTGGTGTTCCAACCCCCCGCGTCTTCGGGCTCACCGACGACCCCGAGGTGACCGACGTTCCGCTCCTGCTGATGGAGTTCGTCGACGGCCAGGTGGTGGATCGGATGTCCGTCGCCGAGTCGCTGACACCGGATCGGCGCAGGGCGATCGGCCTTTCCTTACCGGACACCCTCGTGAAGATCCATGCCGTCGATCTCGAGCAGACGGGGCTGATCGATCTGGCCAGCCACAAACCGTATGCCCGGCGTCAGCTCAAGAGGTGGTCGGGCCAGTGGGAGATGTCGAAGACCCGTGAACTGCCCGCTCTCGACGACCTGACGCGCCGACTCGGTGATTCGGTGCCCGAGCAGCGGGAACTCACGCTGGTGCACGGGGACTTTCATCTCAGGAATGTGATCACCTCGGCCGACACGGGCGAGGTTGTCGCGGCACTGGATTGGGAACTGTGCACTCTGGGCGATCCGCTCGCCGACCTCGGGAGCCTGCTTGCATACTGGCCCGAGCCAGGCGAGAAGACCGGCGGCGATTTCCCCGCATCGACCCTCGAGGGCTTCCCGAGCCGGGAGGAGATCGCCGAGGTCTATCTCGACGCCACCGGACGTGACCCGAAGGTACTAGGGTTCTGGCATGTCCTTGGACTGTGGAAGCTCGCGGTCATTGCAGAAGGCGTGATGCGCAGGGCACAGGACGAACCACAGAACCGGGCGGCGGCAGGTACACCGACCGCTGATCGTATCGACGAAATCGTGGCCAAGGCGTGCGACATCGCCGCCCAGGCCGGAATCTGA
- the fabG gene encoding 3-oxoacyl-ACP reductase FabG, producing the protein MTRTAIVTGAARGIGAAVAKQLAADGYAVAVLDLDESSCGATVDAITSAGGRALAVGANVADEASVTAAVERVAKELGAPTILINNAGITRDNLLFKMTVEDWDAVMNVHLRGAFLMSRAVQQHMVEAKYGRIVNLSSTSALGNRGQVNYSAAKAGMQGFTKTLALELGKFGVTANAIAPGFIETEMTVATAERIGVGFEDFKKAAAAQIPVNRVGQPEDIAATASFLASEGAGFVSGQVIYVAGGPKD; encoded by the coding sequence ATGACCAGAACGGCAATTGTCACCGGAGCGGCTCGCGGAATCGGCGCTGCGGTAGCCAAACAGTTGGCTGCGGACGGGTACGCGGTAGCCGTGCTCGACCTCGACGAGTCTTCCTGCGGTGCAACGGTCGATGCGATCACCTCTGCTGGTGGTCGGGCGCTGGCAGTCGGCGCGAATGTTGCCGACGAGGCATCCGTCACGGCGGCAGTCGAGCGGGTGGCGAAGGAACTCGGTGCCCCGACGATCCTGATCAACAATGCCGGAATCACCCGCGACAATCTGTTGTTCAAGATGACCGTCGAAGACTGGGACGCCGTCATGAACGTGCACTTGCGCGGCGCCTTCCTGATGTCGCGGGCCGTGCAGCAACACATGGTGGAGGCCAAATACGGCCGCATCGTCAACCTGTCGAGCACGTCCGCTCTCGGCAATCGTGGCCAGGTCAACTATTCCGCCGCGAAGGCCGGTATGCAGGGCTTCACCAAGACGCTGGCGTTGGAGCTGGGCAAGTTCGGTGTGACCGCCAACGCGATTGCGCCCGGCTTCATCGAGACCGAGATGACCGTCGCTACCGCCGAACGTATCGGAGTGGGCTTCGAGGATTTCAAGAAGGCGGCCGCCGCACAGATTCCGGTCAACCGTGTCGGACAGCCCGAGGACATTGCTGCGACAGCGTCGTTCCTGGCAAGTGAGGGCGCGGGATTCGTGTCCGGTCAAGTGATCTACGTGGCCGGTGGACCGAAGGACTGA
- a CDS encoding acyl-CoA dehydrogenase family protein → MTTDEQTIARDLSARVAALVEQNDLSDATQFLGARFDAGLAWVHFQPGLGGLGLPRSFQARVDAELEAAGAPGPAKDRNGIGLGMAAPTIAAFGTAEQREKYLRPLYTGEHIYCQLFSEPGAGSDLAAVATRAVRDGDTWIVNGQKVWTSGAQNAQMAILVARTDPSVPKHAGLTYFLCDMSDAGIDVRPLRQITGEAEFNEVFLADVRIPDSNRLGDEGQGWQVATATLNSERVAIGGVAAARESGMIGLVARTWRERPELRDDAMHDDLLHLWVEAEVARLTGERLRQQLEAGHPGPEGSAMKLAFARLAQTVSGFEIELNGEAGLRYDDWTMRRPDKVDFTGREPGYRYLRAKGNSIEGGTSEILRNVIAERVLGLPPEHRVDKNIAWKDLPR, encoded by the coding sequence ATGACCACGGACGAACAGACAATCGCGCGAGATCTGAGCGCGCGCGTCGCTGCTCTTGTCGAGCAGAACGACCTCTCCGATGCCACACAGTTCCTCGGCGCCCGATTCGATGCCGGTCTGGCGTGGGTCCACTTCCAGCCGGGTCTTGGAGGTCTCGGTCTTCCGCGAAGCTTCCAGGCGCGCGTCGACGCCGAACTGGAGGCGGCGGGCGCGCCGGGACCTGCCAAGGACCGCAACGGAATCGGGCTCGGCATGGCCGCACCTACCATTGCCGCCTTCGGGACCGCGGAGCAGCGGGAGAAGTACCTGCGCCCGCTTTATACAGGCGAGCACATCTACTGCCAACTGTTCAGCGAGCCGGGGGCGGGCTCCGATCTCGCCGCCGTCGCGACACGTGCCGTTCGAGACGGTGACACCTGGATCGTCAACGGGCAGAAGGTGTGGACGTCGGGGGCGCAGAACGCGCAGATGGCCATCCTGGTGGCGCGGACGGATCCGTCTGTGCCCAAGCACGCAGGGCTCACGTACTTTCTGTGCGACATGAGCGATGCCGGCATCGATGTTCGGCCACTGCGCCAGATCACCGGTGAGGCCGAGTTCAACGAAGTGTTCCTGGCTGATGTGCGCATCCCCGACTCGAATCGGCTCGGCGACGAGGGGCAGGGGTGGCAAGTGGCTACCGCAACCCTCAACAGCGAGCGGGTGGCAATCGGTGGTGTCGCTGCTGCTCGTGAGAGCGGCATGATCGGATTGGTCGCTCGAACGTGGCGGGAGCGCCCCGAGCTACGTGATGATGCGATGCACGACGACCTGCTCCACCTGTGGGTCGAGGCAGAAGTCGCCCGATTGACCGGCGAACGCCTGCGGCAACAACTAGAGGCCGGCCATCCGGGCCCGGAGGGATCTGCCATGAAGCTGGCTTTCGCCCGGCTGGCGCAGACCGTCTCGGGCTTCGAAATCGAACTCAACGGAGAGGCGGGACTGCGGTACGACGACTGGACCATGCGCCGACCGGACAAGGTCGACTTCACCGGACGCGAACCGGGATACCGGTATCTGCGTGCCAAGGGCAACTCGATCGAGGGCGGAACGTCCGAGATCCTGCGCAATGTGATCGCAGAACGCGTTCTCGGCCTTCCCCCGGAGCACCGCGTCGACAAGAACATCGCCTGGAAGGACCTGCCTCGATGA
- a CDS encoding acyl-CoA dehydrogenase family protein: MSTADLLYSDTEDALRDSVRRLLADRCPPESVAAMYDQAPADFTAVWKALAVDLGLAGLLVPETLGGAGASAREAAVVMEEIGRAAAPVPYLSSAVLATVALLKAGDEQTVGALADGTTTGALAVGLATAPGRFAPSVRLDAGTLVGTVTSVAGASAADVLIVPVEGSEGLELHVVSAGAAGVTVAPVLSLDMTRPLSDVTFDGVASTRVDEGTAAEAVRSALGTGAALLASEQLGIAKWCFETTLAYVKERKQFGRAVGSFQAIKHRIADLWLEVTSATAAARYAADTSARGDSDAEIAAALAQAYCSDVAVHAAEECIQLHAGIGMTWEYPAHLYLKRAKSDQLAFGTPYRHRAHLATLIDLPA, encoded by the coding sequence ATGAGCACCGCAGACCTGCTCTACTCCGACACGGAGGATGCCCTGCGCGACAGCGTCCGCCGGCTGCTCGCCGATCGCTGCCCACCGGAGTCGGTCGCGGCGATGTACGACCAGGCTCCCGCCGACTTCACAGCGGTGTGGAAGGCCCTTGCCGTCGATCTCGGACTTGCCGGCTTGCTCGTGCCCGAGACGCTCGGCGGCGCGGGTGCCAGTGCGCGCGAGGCGGCGGTGGTCATGGAGGAGATCGGACGAGCTGCGGCGCCCGTCCCGTACCTGTCCAGCGCGGTACTCGCCACCGTGGCACTGCTGAAGGCAGGGGACGAGCAGACGGTCGGAGCGCTCGCAGACGGAACGACCACCGGTGCGCTGGCGGTCGGACTCGCGACCGCACCGGGCCGGTTCGCGCCGAGCGTGCGCCTCGATGCAGGCACACTCGTGGGAACCGTGACCAGCGTCGCGGGCGCCTCGGCAGCCGACGTCCTGATCGTGCCGGTCGAGGGATCCGAAGGGCTCGAACTCCACGTCGTCAGCGCGGGTGCCGCCGGCGTCACCGTGGCTCCGGTGCTCTCGCTCGACATGACCCGACCGCTTTCGGATGTCACCTTCGACGGAGTGGCGTCTACCCGCGTCGACGAGGGCACGGCAGCCGAGGCGGTGCGCTCCGCTCTCGGCACAGGCGCCGCACTTCTCGCGTCCGAACAGCTCGGAATCGCGAAATGGTGCTTCGAGACGACGCTCGCTTATGTCAAGGAACGCAAGCAGTTCGGGCGTGCGGTCGGTTCTTTCCAGGCGATCAAGCACCGTATCGCCGATCTCTGGCTCGAGGTCACATCTGCCACGGCGGCGGCCAGATACGCCGCGGACACTTCGGCCCGGGGTGACTCGGACGCAGAGATCGCAGCCGCCCTCGCGCAGGCATACTGCAGCGATGTCGCCGTCCACGCCGCCGAGGAGTGCATCCAACTGCACGCCGGGATCGGCATGACGTGGGAGTACCCGGCGCACCTGTACCTCAAGAGGGCGAAGAGCGACCAGCTTGCGTTTGGAACCCCCTACCGCCACCGGGCACATCTGGCCACCCTGATCGACCTGCCTGCATGA
- a CDS encoding SDR family oxidoreductase — MAGLDLAGRTAIVTGASRGIGLAVAKAIAAAGGNVVLTSRSQESADAAAAQVEGNAIGVGAHAVDEDAARRCVDLTLERFGSLDILVNNAGTNPAFGPVIDQDHARFAKTFDVNLWAPVLWTGLATRAWMGEHGGAVVNTASIGGMAHEAHIGLYNASKAALIHVTRQLAMELSPKVRVNAVAPGVVRTRLAEALWRDHEQAVAASTALGRIGEPEDVAAAVAFLVSDAASWVTGETMTIDGGQLLGNVHPFRQGADLGV, encoded by the coding sequence ATGGCCGGACTCGACCTGGCCGGGCGCACCGCGATTGTCACCGGTGCGTCTCGGGGCATCGGTCTTGCCGTGGCGAAAGCCATCGCGGCCGCCGGTGGCAACGTGGTGCTCACCTCTCGGTCCCAGGAATCTGCCGACGCCGCCGCAGCCCAGGTCGAGGGGAATGCGATCGGGGTCGGCGCCCATGCGGTCGACGAAGACGCCGCGCGGCGCTGCGTCGACCTCACCCTCGAGCGCTTCGGGAGTCTGGACATCTTGGTCAACAACGCGGGCACCAACCCCGCGTTCGGTCCGGTGATCGATCAGGACCACGCGCGATTCGCCAAGACCTTCGACGTGAATCTGTGGGCCCCGGTGCTGTGGACGGGGCTGGCAACGCGGGCCTGGATGGGTGAGCATGGTGGAGCAGTGGTCAATACAGCATCCATCGGCGGCATGGCTCACGAGGCACATATCGGCCTGTACAACGCGTCCAAGGCCGCGCTCATCCATGTGACAAGGCAACTGGCGATGGAACTCTCGCCCAAGGTTCGTGTGAATGCCGTGGCACCGGGCGTCGTGCGGACGAGGCTCGCCGAAGCCCTGTGGCGCGACCACGAGCAGGCCGTGGCGGCGTCGACGGCCTTGGGGCGAATCGGGGAACCCGAGGACGTCGCTGCGGCGGTCGCTTTCCTGGTGTCCGACGCCGCGAGTTGGGTAACCGGCGAAACGATGACGATCGACGGTGGTCAACTACTCGGCAACGTGCACCCGTTCAGACAGGGAGCAGATCTCGGTGTCTAG